From Yersinia hibernica, a single genomic window includes:
- the astA gene encoding arginine N-succinyltransferase, producing the protein MMIIRPVERRDLADILELAGKTGVGMTSLPQNEQHLAARIERAINTWQGSLAVGEQGYLFVLEDTERGKVVGVSAIEVAVGMNDPWYNFRVGTLVHASKTLNVYKSVPTLFLSNDHTGYSELCTLFLDPEYRKDKNGPFLSKVRFLFIAAFRQYFSRKVIAEMRGYTDEQGRSPFWENVGRHFFAIEFAKADYLSGTGQKAFIAELMPKHPLYVDFLAQEARAVIGQVHPHTAPARAVLETEGLQYQGYVDIFDGGPTLEANTDEVRAIRDSSQRKVVIDDIDIDPSGTAYLVSNDSYKYFRSILLNTHLSDEFLHLTPENAAALGVVAGDMVRIISLFAPETKK; encoded by the coding sequence ATGATGATCATTCGCCCGGTAGAGCGCCGTGATTTAGCCGATATTCTTGAATTGGCTGGGAAAACCGGCGTTGGCATGACCTCACTGCCACAAAATGAGCAGCACCTCGCCGCGAGAATTGAGCGCGCAATAAATACCTGGCAAGGTTCTTTGGCTGTGGGTGAACAGGGCTACCTGTTTGTGCTGGAAGATACTGAGCGTGGGAAAGTGGTGGGGGTTAGCGCCATTGAAGTGGCGGTTGGGATGAATGATCCTTGGTATAATTTTCGGGTGGGGACGTTGGTGCATGCCTCGAAAACGCTCAATGTATACAAATCTGTCCCGACCCTGTTTTTGAGCAATGACCACACCGGTTACAGCGAGTTATGTACACTGTTTCTCGATCCCGAGTACCGTAAGGATAAAAACGGCCCCTTCTTGTCAAAAGTTCGTTTTCTGTTTATTGCTGCATTTCGCCAGTATTTCTCGCGCAAAGTGATTGCCGAAATGCGGGGTTATACCGATGAGCAAGGCCGCTCGCCATTTTGGGAGAATGTCGGCCGCCACTTTTTTGCTATTGAATTTGCTAAGGCGGACTATCTGAGTGGGACAGGGCAAAAAGCCTTTATTGCTGAATTGATGCCCAAGCACCCGCTGTATGTGGACTTTCTGGCGCAGGAAGCCCGGGCGGTGATAGGCCAGGTGCATCCTCATACTGCGCCGGCTCGTGCGGTTTTGGAAACGGAAGGGCTACAATATCAGGGCTATGTGGACATTTTTGATGGTGGCCCGACATTAGAGGCCAATACCGATGAAGTGCGGGCGATACGGGATAGCAGCCAGCGAAAAGTGGTTATCGACGATATCGACATTGACCCCAGTGGCACGGCTTATTTGGTGTCCAATGACAGTTATAAATATTTCCGCTCGATATTGCTCAACACTCATTTATCAGATGAATTTCTGCATTTAACACCTGAAAATGCCGCCGCGCTGGGTGTGGTGGCCGGTGATATGGTTCGGATAATCAGCCTCTTTGCTCCGGAGACCAAAAAATGA
- the cydB gene encoding cytochrome d ubiquinol oxidase subunit II gives MGIDLPLIWFVIIVFSTMMYVVMDGFDLGIGILFPLVKNSPDRDLMMNSVAPVWDGNETWLVLGGAALLGAFPLAYAVILDALAIPLTLMLLGLIFRGVAFEFRFKATAEKQHIWDKAFIGGSLIATFTQGMVVGAFIHGFPVSGRSYSGGPFDWFTPFALFCGLGLVVAYALLGCSWLIMKTDGHVQQVMYKLAKPLTIIMLLIIAIISLWTPLSQPHIAARWFSLPNLFWFLPVPILVLLASGALLRAVKNGGHYAPFLLTLLLVFLGYSGLGISIWPYLIPPSITLWQAAAPAQSLGFMLVGALFIIPIILVYTFWSYYVFRGKINHQQGYH, from the coding sequence ATGGGCATTGATCTTCCACTGATTTGGTTTGTCATCATTGTCTTTAGCACCATGATGTACGTGGTGATGGATGGCTTTGATTTAGGGATTGGCATCCTGTTCCCGCTGGTGAAAAACAGTCCTGACCGTGATTTGATGATGAACAGTGTTGCCCCGGTGTGGGATGGCAACGAAACCTGGTTGGTTCTAGGGGGCGCGGCATTACTGGGGGCTTTCCCGCTGGCTTATGCAGTGATTCTTGATGCTTTGGCAATCCCACTGACATTAATGCTGCTGGGGCTGATTTTCCGTGGCGTTGCCTTCGAGTTCCGCTTTAAAGCCACAGCGGAAAAACAGCATATCTGGGATAAAGCTTTTATTGGCGGCTCATTGATTGCCACCTTTACACAAGGAATGGTCGTCGGCGCTTTTATTCACGGTTTCCCGGTTTCGGGTCGCAGTTACAGTGGCGGGCCATTTGATTGGTTCACTCCTTTTGCACTGTTTTGTGGCTTGGGTCTGGTTGTGGCCTATGCTCTGCTGGGGTGTAGCTGGCTCATCATGAAAACTGACGGACATGTTCAGCAAGTGATGTATAAATTGGCCAAGCCGCTGACAATTATTATGCTGCTCATTATTGCCATCATTAGCTTGTGGACCCCCCTGAGCCAGCCACACATTGCTGCACGTTGGTTTAGCTTACCGAATCTGTTCTGGTTCCTCCCCGTGCCTATATTGGTACTGCTGGCCAGCGGGGCTTTACTTCGCGCAGTCAAAAATGGCGGTCATTACGCACCATTCCTGCTCACACTCTTGTTAGTCTTTTTGGGTTACAGCGGTTTGGGCATCAGTATCTGGCCATATCTTATTCCGCCATCAATTACCCTATGGCAGGCAGCGGCACCGGCGCAAAGTCTTGGTTTCATGCTGGTTGGCGCACTCTTTATTATTCCCATTATTCTGGTTTATACCTTCTGGAGCTACTACGTATTCCGGGGGAAAATCAATCACCAACAGGGCTATCACTGA
- the astD gene encoding succinylglutamate-semialdehyde dehydrogenase — protein sequence MTHPALFIQGEWRTGKGAHFDKHDPMEQQLLWQARAADSTDVATACRAARDAFPAWARTPLEQRVAMVQRFAALLAQHKQQLARTISLETSKPHWETLTEVQAMVGKVAISLQAYQTRTGSSQTPMAEGVSVLRHRPHGVLAVFGPYNFPGHLPNGHIVPALLAGNTVVFKPSELTPVTAEETVKLWQLAGIPAGVLNLVQGGRETGEALAAQPEIDGLLFTGSANTGYHLHRQLAGQPEKILALEMGGNNALIVEQVTDCDAAVNLAIQSAFISAGQRCTCSRRLLVKCGAQGDAFLQRFVAVAKALRIGRWDMQPPPFMGAVISAQAAEKMLAAQQHLLALGGKSLLTMTRPDSQSAVLTPGIIDISGVNDVPDEEYFGPLVSVIRYDDFSQALKIANQTRFGLAIGLVSEDRQQFEQLLLEARAGIVNWNKPLTGASSAAPFGGIGASGNHRPSAFYAADYCAWPMASLESEHLTLPATLSPGISFDLPE from the coding sequence ATGACCCATCCCGCACTGTTTATTCAGGGAGAATGGCGCACCGGTAAAGGTGCTCATTTTGACAAGCATGACCCGATGGAGCAGCAATTATTATGGCAAGCGCGTGCGGCGGATAGCACGGATGTCGCCACGGCCTGCCGCGCCGCTCGGGACGCGTTCCCAGCTTGGGCCAGAACGCCACTGGAACAGCGGGTGGCGATGGTGCAACGTTTTGCCGCGCTGCTCGCACAGCATAAACAGCAACTGGCGCGCACTATTAGCCTGGAAACCAGCAAACCGCATTGGGAAACTCTGACGGAAGTGCAGGCGATGGTGGGGAAAGTGGCCATTTCATTGCAGGCTTACCAAACTCGCACCGGTAGCAGTCAAACCCCAATGGCTGAGGGCGTTTCAGTGCTGCGCCACCGGCCACATGGGGTGCTAGCCGTCTTCGGCCCTTATAATTTCCCCGGGCACCTGCCGAATGGTCATATTGTTCCCGCCTTGCTGGCGGGCAATACGGTGGTGTTTAAACCCAGCGAACTGACGCCAGTAACCGCCGAAGAAACCGTTAAATTATGGCAGTTGGCAGGTATCCCCGCGGGGGTGCTCAATTTAGTGCAGGGTGGGCGTGAAACGGGCGAGGCACTGGCGGCACAGCCAGAGATTGACGGCCTACTGTTTACTGGCAGTGCTAATACTGGTTATCACTTGCACCGGCAGTTAGCGGGGCAGCCAGAGAAAATTCTGGCGCTGGAGATGGGCGGCAATAATGCCCTTATCGTCGAGCAGGTTACTGACTGTGATGCGGCGGTGAACCTGGCGATTCAGTCTGCTTTTATCTCTGCCGGTCAGCGCTGCACCTGTTCGCGCCGTCTGTTGGTGAAATGTGGCGCCCAAGGGGATGCTTTCCTGCAACGTTTTGTGGCGGTGGCCAAGGCACTGCGTATTGGACGTTGGGATATGCAGCCGCCACCGTTTATGGGCGCGGTTATCTCCGCTCAGGCAGCGGAAAAAATGTTGGCAGCACAGCAACATTTGCTGGCGTTAGGCGGGAAATCCTTATTGACCATGACCCGGCCTGATAGCCAAAGTGCGGTGTTGACACCGGGTATTATTGATATCAGCGGTGTCAATGATGTGCCTGATGAAGAGTATTTTGGCCCGCTGGTGAGTGTTATCCGCTATGACGATTTTAGTCAGGCGCTAAAAATAGCGAATCAGACCCGATTTGGTTTAGCCATCGGCCTGGTGTCAGAAGACCGGCAACAGTTTGAACAGCTGCTTCTTGAAGCTCGCGCGGGGATTGTTAACTGGAATAAACCCTTAACCGGGGCCTCCAGTGCAGCACCATTTGGTGGTATTGGGGCCTCGGGGAATCATCGGCCAAGTGCATTTTATGCCGCTGATTATTGCGCCTGGCCAATGGCATCGCTGGAAAGTGAGCATCTGACACTGCCAGCCACTTTGTCGCCGGGGATTTCTTTTGATTTACCCGAGTAG
- a CDS encoding aspartate aminotransferase family protein — MEQPIPVTRQSFDEWIVPTYAPADFIVVRGEGATVWDQQGKSYIDFAGGIAVNALGHGHPAVKAALIEQADKVWHLGNGYTNEPVLRLAKQLIDATFAEKVFFCNSGAEANEAALKLARKYALDNFANKPGQQGEKNQIVAFRNAFHGRTLFTVSAGGQPKYSQDFAPLPGGIKHGIFNDLASAEALITDQTCAVIVEPIQGEGGVLPADSEFLHGLRALCDRHQALLIFDEVQTGVGRTGELYAYMHYGVTPDVLTSAKALGGGFPIGAMLTTTKYASALNVGSHGTTYGGNPLACAVAGTVLSLINTPDVLAGVKERHQWFLDGLADINARYKVFAEIRGRGLLIGCVLNSDYAGKSKDIIQAAAQHGLIALIAGPDVVRFAPSLIISQHDIKQGLARLAMGIEQVCRKAKP, encoded by the coding sequence ATGGAACAGCCAATCCCGGTTACCCGACAGTCTTTTGATGAATGGATCGTCCCAACTTATGCTCCAGCAGATTTTATTGTGGTACGTGGCGAGGGCGCGACGGTGTGGGATCAGCAGGGCAAATCTTATATCGATTTTGCCGGGGGAATTGCAGTCAATGCCTTGGGGCATGGGCATCCCGCGGTCAAAGCTGCATTGATTGAGCAAGCAGATAAAGTATGGCATTTGGGCAACGGATATACCAATGAGCCGGTGCTGCGCCTGGCAAAACAACTGATTGATGCCACTTTCGCTGAAAAAGTATTTTTCTGTAACTCAGGGGCGGAAGCCAATGAAGCGGCGCTGAAATTAGCACGTAAATATGCATTGGATAATTTTGCCAATAAGCCGGGGCAACAAGGGGAAAAGAATCAGATTGTTGCCTTCAGAAATGCGTTTCATGGCCGGACATTATTCACTGTTTCGGCGGGGGGGCAGCCTAAGTATTCACAGGATTTCGCGCCATTGCCGGGGGGGATTAAACACGGCATTTTCAATGATCTGGCTTCTGCCGAGGCCCTGATTACAGACCAAACCTGTGCGGTGATTGTCGAACCGATTCAGGGCGAGGGCGGAGTATTACCGGCTGATAGTGAGTTCCTGCATGGCCTGCGCGCATTGTGTGATCGCCATCAGGCATTACTGATTTTTGATGAAGTGCAAACCGGAGTGGGTCGCACCGGTGAACTGTATGCTTACATGCACTATGGCGTGACACCGGATGTCCTGACCAGTGCCAAAGCACTGGGCGGCGGGTTCCCGATTGGCGCGATGCTGACGACCACAAAATATGCCAGTGCATTGAATGTCGGCAGTCACGGGACAACTTATGGTGGCAATCCACTGGCTTGTGCCGTGGCGGGAACGGTTTTGTCCCTCATTAATACTCCTGATGTATTGGCGGGAGTGAAAGAAAGGCATCAATGGTTTTTGGATGGATTGGCGGACATTAATGCGCGTTACAAGGTTTTTGCAGAAATCCGTGGCCGCGGCTTATTAATTGGCTGTGTGCTTAACAGCGATTACGCCGGTAAATCCAAAGATATCATTCAGGCTGCGGCGCAACATGGGCTGATAGCCTTGATTGCCGGGCCCGATGTAGTGCGCTTTGCACCGTCACTGATTATCTCGCAACACGATATTAAACAGGGCTTGGCCCGACTTGCCATGGGTATTGAGCAAGTCTGCCGTAAGGCTAAGCCGTAA
- a CDS encoding PLP-dependent aminotransferase family protein, giving the protein MTRYEQLAQQIRAQIQSKVWQAGDKLPSLRESCKQSGLSLMTVVQSYQLLESQGWIVARPQSGYYVASRPTQLPQPQRGKKLHLDEQVDINTFIFDVLQAGKDPAIMPFGSAFPDPSLLLQPRLSRALAGVARKISPQSSVTNLPPGNESLRRNIAQRYAASGMNVSPEEIVITAGAMESLSLSLQAVTQPGDWVVIESPAFYGALQAIERLRLKAIAITTHPQQGMDLDALEQVISQYPIKACWLMSHFQNPLGCTMSWPQKKRLVALLQQHNISLIEDDVYGELYFGAERPLPAKALDQHRQILHCSSFSKCLAPGFRVGWVAAGEHAQRVQHLQLMSTVSASVPTQLAIADYLSQGGYDTHLRRLRRIMEQRLNALRQAVVEHFPKHVKISHPAGGYFLWLECEPPFNASELYRRALAQGVSIAPGRMFTTGNQFDHCFRLNASFAWSEQSEKAIGILAMLITQLTRGVESRPR; this is encoded by the coding sequence ATGACGCGATATGAACAGTTAGCGCAACAAATCCGGGCGCAAATCCAGTCCAAGGTGTGGCAAGCGGGTGACAAACTGCCCTCGCTGCGGGAAAGTTGTAAGCAGTCGGGGTTAAGCTTAATGACCGTGGTGCAGTCTTATCAGCTACTGGAAAGCCAGGGATGGATCGTGGCGCGCCCGCAGTCAGGTTATTATGTTGCCTCGCGCCCGACTCAATTGCCCCAGCCACAGCGGGGGAAAAAACTGCATCTGGATGAGCAGGTCGACATTAATACCTTTATTTTTGATGTGTTACAGGCCGGTAAAGACCCGGCCATCATGCCTTTTGGTTCAGCATTTCCTGACCCCAGCTTATTGTTACAGCCCCGTTTATCCCGCGCGCTGGCGGGGGTCGCGCGGAAAATATCCCCGCAGAGCTCGGTCACTAACTTGCCCCCGGGCAATGAAAGTTTACGGCGCAATATTGCTCAGCGCTATGCGGCCAGTGGGATGAATGTTTCACCGGAAGAAATTGTCATTACTGCGGGGGCGATGGAGTCTCTTAGCCTGAGTTTACAAGCGGTTACTCAGCCCGGAGATTGGGTTGTGATTGAGTCACCGGCATTTTATGGTGCATTACAGGCCATCGAGCGGCTGCGCTTAAAGGCCATCGCCATTACGACCCACCCGCAGCAGGGGATGGATCTCGATGCGCTCGAGCAGGTTATCAGTCAGTACCCCATCAAAGCCTGTTGGCTGATGAGCCACTTTCAGAACCCGCTAGGCTGTACTATGTCTTGGCCTCAGAAAAAACGGCTGGTGGCGCTGTTGCAGCAACATAATATTTCGCTGATTGAAGATGATGTCTATGGCGAGTTGTACTTCGGTGCGGAGCGCCCTTTGCCGGCGAAAGCACTCGACCAACACCGGCAGATTCTGCATTGTTCCTCTTTTTCCAAATGTCTGGCCCCGGGGTTTCGTGTGGGCTGGGTTGCGGCGGGTGAACATGCACAGCGGGTACAACATCTGCAGCTGATGAGCACGGTTTCTGCCAGTGTTCCGACTCAGTTGGCGATTGCCGATTATCTCAGTCAAGGCGGGTATGATACTCACTTGCGCCGGTTGCGCCGCATCATGGAGCAGCGGCTTAATGCACTGCGCCAGGCGGTTGTTGAGCACTTTCCCAAGCATGTCAAAATTAGCCATCCCGCGGGAGGGTATTTCTTGTGGCTGGAATGTGAGCCGCCTTTCAATGCCAGTGAACTGTATCGCCGCGCGCTGGCGCAGGGGGTCAGTATTGCGCCGGGGCGGATGTTTACGACCGGCAACCAATTTGATCACTGCTTTCGTCTGAATGCCTCATTTGCCTGGTCGGAACAGAGTGAAAAAGCCATTGGTATTCTGGCTATGCTGATAACTCAACTGACCCGCGGTGTTGAAAGTCGCCCGCGTTAA
- a CDS encoding cytochrome ubiquinol oxidase subunit I, translating to MFGLTALELARIQFAFTISFHIIFPAITIGLASFLAVLEGLWLKTKNEDYRDLYHFWSKIFAVNFGMGVVSGLVMAYQFGTNWSFFSEFAGSITGPLLTYEVLTAFFLEAGFLGVMLFGWNRVGPGLHFFATCMVALGTLMSTFWILASNSWMQTPQGFEVINGQVVPVDWLKVIFNPSFPYRLLHMSTAAFLASAFFVGASAAWHLLRKRDTPAMRKMLSMAMWMALIVAPLQAVIGDAHGLNTLEYQPAKIAAIEGHWENKPGEPTPLILFGWPDMQQEKTRFALEIPYLGSLILTHSLEKQIPALKSFPTEDRPNSTIVFWSFRIMVGLGMLMILAGFWSLWLRWRGGLYHSRPFLYFVLWMGPSGLIAILAGWFTTEVGRQPWVVYGLQRTSDAVSSHGELHMSISLLIFILVYGSVFGVGYAYMMRLIRTGPKTHEGQQQNPGGPGHHATPARPLSAVSDPLHADDPLLTTDNNQNRS from the coding sequence ATGTTTGGCTTAACCGCTCTCGAGTTGGCCAGAATCCAATTCGCTTTTACCATTTCGTTCCATATCATCTTCCCTGCTATCACTATCGGGCTGGCCAGCTTTTTGGCGGTGCTGGAAGGTTTATGGCTCAAAACCAAAAATGAGGATTACCGCGATCTTTACCATTTCTGGTCCAAAATTTTCGCCGTCAACTTTGGCATGGGGGTGGTTTCCGGCTTGGTCATGGCCTACCAGTTTGGCACCAACTGGAGCTTTTTCTCTGAATTTGCGGGTAGCATCACCGGCCCATTGTTAACTTATGAAGTGTTAACCGCCTTCTTCCTCGAAGCTGGTTTTCTGGGGGTTATGCTGTTTGGCTGGAATCGTGTTGGCCCCGGTCTGCATTTCTTTGCCACCTGCATGGTGGCATTAGGAACGCTGATGTCGACCTTCTGGATACTGGCCTCCAACAGCTGGATGCAAACCCCGCAAGGATTTGAAGTCATTAACGGGCAAGTGGTGCCGGTTGACTGGCTAAAAGTGATATTTAACCCCTCCTTCCCCTATCGCCTGTTGCACATGTCAACCGCCGCGTTTTTGGCCTCGGCATTCTTTGTTGGGGCTTCTGCGGCCTGGCATTTGCTGCGCAAACGCGATACGCCGGCAATGCGAAAAATGCTCTCGATGGCGATGTGGATGGCCTTGATTGTCGCCCCACTTCAGGCGGTGATTGGCGATGCCCATGGTCTAAATACGCTGGAATATCAACCGGCTAAAATCGCTGCGATTGAAGGCCATTGGGAGAATAAACCCGGTGAACCCACGCCACTGATTCTGTTTGGCTGGCCTGACATGCAACAAGAGAAAACCCGTTTCGCGCTGGAAATCCCTTATTTAGGGAGCCTAATCCTGACACACAGTCTGGAAAAACAGATCCCCGCGTTGAAATCTTTCCCCACCGAAGACCGCCCGAACTCAACCATCGTATTCTGGTCTTTTCGTATAATGGTCGGATTAGGCATGTTGATGATTTTGGCCGGATTTTGGAGTTTATGGCTCCGTTGGCGCGGCGGGCTATATCACTCTCGCCCCTTCCTCTATTTTGTGCTGTGGATGGGCCCATCCGGGTTGATTGCCATTCTGGCGGGTTGGTTTACCACCGAGGTAGGCCGCCAGCCGTGGGTCGTCTATGGTTTGCAGCGCACCAGTGATGCCGTCTCATCACATGGTGAACTGCATATGAGCATCAGCTTGCTGATTTTTATCTTGGTGTATGGCTCAGTGTTTGGTGTGGGCTACGCCTATATGATGCGACTTATTCGCACCGGGCCAAAGACCCATGAGGGGCAGCAGCAAAACCCGGGAGGCCCAGGCCACCATGCCACGCCAGCCCGCCCGCTGTCGGCAGTCAGTGACCCACTGCATGCTGATGACCCTTTATTGACGACCGACAATAACCAAAACAGGAGCTAA
- a CDS encoding DUF2474 domain-containing protein — protein MIKSQPPAQIVEPIKSPWWKKVGWLLLIWCSSVLALLAVSQLFRMMMTAAGMKSH, from the coding sequence ATGATCAAATCACAACCACCGGCCCAAATAGTGGAGCCGATAAAATCTCCTTGGTGGAAAAAAGTCGGCTGGCTGTTGCTTATCTGGTGCAGTAGTGTGCTGGCATTATTGGCAGTATCTCAGCTGTTCCGTATGATGATGACAGCCGCTGGGATGAAATCCCATTAA